From a single Paenibacillus sp. FSL W8-0426 genomic region:
- a CDS encoding response regulator transcription factor: protein MKPKLLYIEDDIEISAWVRDDLEERGYDVVWLASGEGATEAANGCSLIILDVMLPGLDGFTVGQRLKKEHPAVPIVMLSARTSIDDKLHGLEFADDYVTKPFHPDELAARIEVQLRKSGTAVASGQTIRLEHLSIHEQDHRIVNEETGEEIILSGKQYHIFAYLLRHMGMIRTKEQIYEAVWNEPYLDGDKTLMVHIRHLREKLERDPANPTILQTVRGVGYRVKKP from the coding sequence ATGAAACCAAAATTGTTATACATTGAGGACGACATCGAAATTTCCGCATGGGTCAGGGATGACCTTGAAGAACGAGGATATGACGTCGTTTGGCTCGCAAGCGGCGAAGGAGCCACGGAGGCGGCAAATGGATGCTCCTTGATTATTCTCGACGTGATGCTGCCCGGATTGGACGGATTCACGGTAGGGCAACGACTCAAAAAGGAACATCCCGCGGTCCCGATCGTCATGCTTTCGGCCCGGACGTCGATTGACGACAAGCTGCACGGGCTTGAATTCGCGGACGACTACGTTACCAAACCGTTTCATCCGGATGAGTTGGCCGCCCGAATCGAGGTCCAGTTGCGCAAGTCGGGTACCGCAGTGGCTTCCGGTCAAACGATCAGGCTGGAGCACCTCTCCATCCATGAGCAGGATCATCGGATCGTCAATGAAGAAACGGGAGAAGAGATTATTTTATCGGGAAAACAGTATCACATCTTCGCCTACCTGCTCCGGCACATGGGCATGATCCGAACCAAGGAGCAGATCTACGAAGCGGTATGGAACGAACCTTACCTTGACGGCGACAAGACGTTAATGGTGCATATTCGCCATCTGCGGGAGAAGCTGGAGCGCGATCCGGCGAATCCGACGATTTTACAAACGGTGCGCGGCGTTGGATATCGCGTGAAAAAACCATGA
- a CDS encoding HAMP domain-containing sensor histidine kinase, which yields MIRRWRKRTTVEAPRQTRKGKSENVRKLRWTRSLMSRYILLILCAVLFVPVVLPIISVTYVVIANYTNHHVDQTPYGDATGFGKMWIGEGRRLDGVPPKEVDARLRKLHDDYPESSIYRVNGKGETELILPGTGVEVAATKNAAKAETRLKWMLGEQRTEVTLIPAVWEASDMLQFMKDASYRDPLTAVAFVGGGNVDKGQGFMVIEMPRHMLEMQRSEPWEFLYLLTFMGIVFLFFILMSVLFFARIRKRLIRLQTAMVDPGKEGIPLPVNVRASDEIGQLEESFNQMVHQLTDSRHREREEEQLRKRLVAGLSHDLRTPLTVIRGHMHALHKEALSENGLRALMRMEAKMDDLGGLIDNMLSYNLLASGKYTLKLEDKDVLRIVREMAASWYPVWEREQFEIDIDLPDESLIWRVDEQGFRRVLDNLFQNAVRHAAAGRYIGIATEEIKGQRVIVVRDAGPGMQKESETRGTGLGLSIVDLLIREMGLRKRVESSAQGVAIYIYSGVN from the coding sequence ATGATTCGCCGTTGGCGGAAACGGACTACAGTAGAAGCGCCCCGCCAGACTCGAAAGGGCAAATCGGAGAACGTGCGCAAGCTCCGGTGGACGCGTTCCTTGATGTCCCGTTATATTCTGCTCATTTTATGTGCGGTATTATTTGTTCCGGTCGTCCTCCCAATCATTTCTGTAACATATGTCGTCATTGCCAACTACACAAACCATCATGTGGACCAGACTCCGTATGGCGATGCAACGGGATTCGGGAAAATGTGGATCGGCGAAGGTCGGAGGCTGGACGGGGTTCCCCCGAAGGAAGTGGATGCACGGCTAAGGAAGCTGCATGACGATTATCCCGAGTCTTCGATATACCGGGTTAACGGCAAAGGGGAGACCGAGCTAATTCTGCCAGGAACCGGCGTGGAAGTGGCTGCAACGAAAAATGCAGCTAAAGCGGAGACTCGATTAAAGTGGATGCTTGGCGAACAGCGAACGGAAGTTACCCTTATTCCCGCTGTCTGGGAAGCGTCCGACATGCTGCAGTTCATGAAGGATGCTTCCTACCGCGACCCGTTGACGGCGGTCGCTTTTGTGGGCGGTGGGAATGTAGACAAAGGGCAGGGGTTTATGGTCATCGAGATGCCGCGACATATGTTGGAGATGCAGCGCAGCGAACCTTGGGAGTTTTTGTATTTGCTCACGTTTATGGGCATCGTGTTCCTGTTCTTTATCTTGATGTCGGTCCTGTTCTTTGCCCGCATTCGCAAGCGGCTGATCCGGCTGCAAACGGCGATGGTGGATCCGGGCAAAGAAGGCATTCCGCTGCCTGTCAACGTCCGTGCATCAGATGAAATCGGCCAGCTGGAGGAATCGTTTAATCAGATGGTGCACCAACTAACGGATAGCCGGCACCGGGAGCGGGAAGAGGAACAGCTGCGCAAGCGGCTTGTGGCTGGGCTTTCCCATGATTTGCGCACGCCGCTTACCGTCATCCGGGGCCATATGCATGCTTTGCACAAGGAAGCGCTCAGCGAAAACGGGCTCCGTGCGTTGATGCGAATGGAAGCTAAAATGGACGACCTGGGCGGACTCATTGACAACATGCTCTCTTACAATTTGTTGGCGAGCGGAAAATATACGCTGAAGCTGGAGGATAAGGACGTTTTGCGTATCGTGAGGGAAATGGCGGCATCCTGGTATCCGGTATGGGAGAGGGAACAATTCGAGATCGACATTGATCTGCCGGACGAATCTTTGATTTGGCGCGTGGATGAACAGGGATTCAGGCGCGTGCTGGACAATCTGTTTCAAAATGCGGTGCGGCATGCAGCCGCAGGCCGGTACATCGGCATCGCCACGGAAGAAATCAAGGGTCAACGGGTCATCGTCGTGCGTGATGCCGGCCCAGGCATGCAGAAGGAGTCCGAGACCAGAGGAACGGGGCTTGGTTTATCCATCGTCGATCTGCTCATTCGCGAAATGGGGCTGCGCAAGCGCGTGGAAAGTTCGGCGCAAGGTGTTGCGATTTATATCTACAGCGGCGTTAACTAG
- a CDS encoding ABC transporter ATP-binding protein has protein sequence MSENIIQTANLWKTYRDRAAVRELDLTIKKGDIYGFLGPNGAGKTTTIRMLLGLIKPTKGVIRIFDKDIRKDRMDILRRVGSLVEYPSYYGHLNAVENLEALRRILGAPKSRISEVLSIVDLTRDAKRSVKGYSLGMKQRLGIASALLCQPELLILDEPTNGLDPAGIQEIRELIKRMPLEHGITVLVSSHLLSEVEQMASRVGIIRDGKMVLQDTIANLHNQTGSSICLTVSEPEEAMKLAREQGQFGQRQGSMLTFPYMDDSAIALLVRRLVERDHAVYRVEEHRQSLEDLFMRVIGEGASI, from the coding sequence ATGAGCGAAAACATTATTCAAACCGCCAACCTGTGGAAAACATATCGCGACCGCGCAGCGGTCCGGGAACTTGATTTGACGATTAAAAAAGGAGACATCTACGGTTTCCTCGGCCCGAACGGCGCCGGCAAAACAACGACGATCCGCATGCTGCTCGGCCTGATCAAGCCGACGAAGGGCGTCATTCGCATCTTTGATAAAGACATCCGCAAGGATCGCATGGACATTTTGCGGCGTGTGGGCTCGCTCGTCGAATATCCGTCCTATTACGGGCATCTGAATGCGGTCGAAAATTTGGAAGCCCTGCGCCGGATTTTGGGCGCACCCAAATCGCGGATTAGCGAAGTGCTCTCGATTGTTGACCTGACTCGGGACGCCAAACGGTCAGTCAAAGGGTATTCGCTGGGCATGAAGCAGCGTCTCGGCATTGCCAGCGCGCTGCTGTGCCAGCCGGAGCTGCTCATTTTGGACGAGCCGACGAACGGTCTGGACCCGGCAGGCATTCAAGAGATCCGCGAACTGATCAAACGCATGCCCTTGGAACACGGCATCACGGTCCTCGTGTCCAGTCACTTGCTCAGCGAAGTGGAGCAGATGGCCAGCCGGGTCGGCATTATCCGTGACGGGAAAATGGTCTTGCAGGACACTATCGCGAACTTGCATAACCAGACAGGCAGTTCCATCTGCCTGACGGTATCGGAGCCGGAAGAAGCGATGAAGCTGGCGCGGGAGCAAGGACAGTTCGGCCAACGCCAGGGGTCAATGCTGACGTTCCCTTACATGGACGATAGCGCCATCGCCTTGCTCGTTCGCCGCCTGGTGGAACGGGATCATGCGGTGTATCGCGTGGAGGAGCATCGCCAATCCTTGGAGGACCTCTTCATGCGCGTGATCGGCGAGGGGGCTTCCATATGA
- a CDS encoding ABC transporter permease, giving the protein MTGRALFSDWLKIRGKGIWFLVFLAPIGLTAMQALNFGLRLDYLKEQYAADLWGGLLENVVMFVPLALMLGATVLSSMIAGVEHEQGSWKQLLAMPISRTAVYTGKFLLACVLLIISCLLLTAGIVVLGLVLGFDAGSIPWGQAITLGLMPLAGALPVLSLEFWLTTVSKNQALPVTLGIVLAIVGLFSLSLSPYFPLAWSLMAWSGPNPLMFAGMGIGAGLLILLLGMVHFSRKDVA; this is encoded by the coding sequence ATGACAGGGCGGGCGCTATTTTCCGATTGGCTGAAGATACGCGGCAAGGGCATTTGGTTTCTCGTTTTTCTGGCACCGATCGGACTGACCGCGATGCAGGCGCTGAACTTCGGTTTGAGGCTCGATTACTTGAAGGAACAATACGCAGCCGATCTGTGGGGAGGGCTGCTCGAAAACGTGGTGATGTTCGTGCCGCTCGCCCTGATGTTGGGCGCAACGGTGCTCAGTTCGATGATCGCGGGCGTTGAGCATGAACAGGGTTCATGGAAGCAGCTTTTGGCCATGCCGATCTCCAGAACGGCCGTATACACGGGCAAATTTTTGCTTGCTTGCGTGCTGCTGATCATTTCGTGTTTGTTGCTGACCGCTGGCATCGTCGTCCTTGGATTGGTGCTTGGATTCGATGCGGGAAGTATTCCGTGGGGACAGGCGATCACGCTCGGATTGATGCCGCTTGCTGGGGCGCTGCCGGTATTGTCGCTTGAATTTTGGTTGACCACGGTCAGCAAAAACCAGGCGCTGCCGGTAACCCTTGGCATTGTTTTGGCCATCGTAGGCTTGTTTTCGTTGTCCCTTTCCCCATATTTCCCGCTCGCTTGGTCTCTGATGGCTTGGAGCGGTCCGAACCCCTTGATGTTTGCGGGTATGGGCATTGGTGCGGGATTGCTGATCCTGCTGCTTGGCATGGTCCACTTCAGTCGAAAGGATGTGGCCTAG
- a CDS encoding ABC transporter permease gives MNFATTYFRILSSERLKMGKSPIWLLILVSPLLALLLGITATPGGNWAVLMNAMLSLHGLLLFPMLTGVFASFVCRFEHAGGGWKQMLVLPLTRTGVYSAKLTVVMVLLALTQCLMLGSIVLGGMFHGFTQPVPWGLLAGHLLLGLFAALPLAALQMFVSLVWSSFAAPLALNFGLTVPNILIINSATYGPYYPWVQPMLLMMPTGSGGFGAYNVPLGTLIAVVGGSAVFFLLIGLLYFRRKEI, from the coding sequence ATGAACTTTGCGACGACATATTTTCGAATCCTCTCGTCCGAGCGGCTGAAAATGGGGAAATCGCCGATATGGCTCCTGATTCTCGTCAGCCCGCTGCTTGCGCTGCTGCTTGGGATCACCGCCACGCCGGGCGGAAACTGGGCCGTGTTGATGAACGCGATGCTTTCCTTGCACGGCTTGCTGTTATTTCCTATGTTAACGGGCGTGTTTGCCTCGTTCGTCTGCCGCTTCGAACATGCCGGCGGCGGATGGAAACAAATGCTTGTCCTCCCGCTGACGCGCACAGGCGTATACTCAGCCAAATTGACCGTCGTGATGGTACTGCTTGCACTCACGCAGTGTTTGATGCTCGGGTCCATCGTGCTTGGAGGCATGTTCCATGGCTTTACGCAGCCTGTCCCGTGGGGACTCCTTGCAGGCCATCTGCTGCTGGGACTGTTCGCCGCTCTGCCGTTAGCTGCTTTGCAAATGTTCGTATCGTTGGTGTGGAGCAGCTTCGCCGCACCGCTCGCGTTGAATTTCGGCCTGACCGTGCCGAATATTCTGATCATCAATTCGGCGACTTATGGTCCGTATTATCCATGGGTGCAGCCGATGCTGTTGATGATGCCGACAGGAAGCGGCGGCTTTGGCGCGTATAATGTGCCGCTCGGCACGTTGATTGCCGTGGTTGGCGGAAGCGCGGTATTTTTCCTGCTGATCGGGCTGCTGTATTTCCGGCGTAAAGAAATTTGA
- a CDS encoding alpha/beta hydrolase has product MGTFIEVNGEKMHVYAKGAGKQTIVLLSGLGTPAPVLDFEPLINELAERNKVVIVEGFGYGWSDVTHKERTVENIVEELRTALKKSGIEGPYILMPHSMSGIYSMYYANRYPDEVRAVIGIDPTLPQALAYFGESAPTAPSYMGLAAPTGVIRLAMLINPADFLPRAEEGLYSVANLDKMRAITAWKGTNRNIIDETNEIGSNVAKTADMAFPPDVPVLIFTTKENREAKDGKTNVTFYQTQLPDDSVSRIIVMEGGHYLHWTKYKEISLAVEQFTSDISEKGN; this is encoded by the coding sequence ATGGGGACATTCATCGAAGTAAACGGTGAAAAGATGCATGTCTACGCGAAAGGCGCCGGGAAGCAAACGATCGTGTTGTTGAGCGGACTCGGTACGCCGGCCCCCGTGCTGGATTTTGAACCGTTGATCAACGAGCTGGCTGAGAGGAACAAAGTGGTTATCGTGGAGGGCTTTGGTTACGGCTGGAGCGATGTGACCCACAAGGAGCGGACCGTGGAGAACATCGTGGAGGAGCTGCGAACGGCTTTGAAAAAGTCAGGGATCGAAGGTCCTTATATTTTGATGCCCCATTCCATGTCTGGTATCTACAGCATGTACTACGCCAACCGTTATCCGGATGAGGTCAGGGCGGTCATTGGCATCGATCCAACATTGCCCCAGGCGTTGGCATACTTTGGCGAGAGCGCGCCTACCGCACCTTCGTACATGGGCCTGGCAGCTCCGACCGGCGTGATCAGGCTGGCTATGCTCATCAATCCGGCAGACTTTTTGCCAAGGGCGGAAGAGGGGCTGTACTCGGTTGCGAATCTTGATAAGATGAGGGCAATTACGGCATGGAAGGGAACCAACCGAAACATCATCGATGAAACGAACGAAATTGGCAGTAACGTGGCCAAGACCGCCGACATGGCATTTCCCCCGGATGTTCCCGTCCTGATTTTTACAACAAAAGAAAACAGGGAGGCAAAGGATGGAAAGACCAACGTGACGTTCTATCAGACTCAATTGCCGGACGATTCTGTCAGCCGAATCATCGTCATGGAAGGCGGCCATTACCTTCACTGGACGAAATACAAGGAAATAAGCCTGGCAGTCGAGCAGTTTACGTCGGACATTTCCGAGAAAGGGAACTGA
- a CDS encoding L-lactate dehydrogenase has protein sequence MLGRSGKVAVIGAGLVGSSCAYSMINQSICREIMMVDRTYDRAVAQALDFSHCMDFTHNRTKVYAGTYADCTSMDVIVLTAGANPKPGQTRLDLLEEAEAITKDIVLPIMDSGFQGIFVVAANPVDVVTYMVWKLSGLPRERVIGTGTSIDSSRLKTLLSEVFSIDPRSVHGYALGEHGESQFVAWSHVTIGGKPIMHILEQHKERFKHLDLDDIARKTKDAGWEIFTRKGSTQFGIGNALAHITRSILNDEHKIIAVSAILDGEYGQKDVCVGVPAIISGNGIQEIIELHLHETECEKFERSCSILSGSIRRLTLA, from the coding sequence GTGTTAGGCAGATCAGGTAAAGTAGCGGTGATCGGGGCGGGTTTGGTTGGTTCAAGTTGTGCTTATTCAATGATTAATCAGTCCATATGCAGGGAAATCATGATGGTTGACCGGACATACGACCGCGCAGTTGCGCAAGCGCTCGATTTTTCCCATTGCATGGACTTTACGCACAATCGCACCAAGGTGTACGCGGGAACGTATGCCGATTGCACCAGCATGGACGTTATTGTGCTTACGGCCGGAGCCAACCCCAAGCCGGGGCAGACACGCCTTGACCTTCTGGAAGAGGCCGAGGCCATCACCAAAGATATCGTGCTTCCGATCATGGACAGCGGGTTCCAGGGTATTTTTGTCGTTGCAGCTAACCCGGTTGACGTCGTCACTTATATGGTTTGGAAGCTGTCGGGCTTGCCGCGCGAACGCGTCATCGGCACGGGAACTTCCATCGACTCATCCAGGCTCAAAACCTTGCTGTCCGAAGTGTTCTCCATTGATCCGCGCAGCGTGCACGGATATGCCCTCGGGGAACATGGCGAGTCCCAGTTCGTCGCCTGGTCCCATGTGACGATCGGCGGCAAGCCGATCATGCACATTTTGGAGCAGCACAAGGAGCGTTTCAAACATCTCGATCTCGATGATATCGCCCGCAAAACGAAGGATGCGGGATGGGAAATTTTCACGCGCAAAGGCTCCACGCAGTTTGGTATCGGCAACGCCCTCGCCCATATTACGCGTTCCATCCTGAACGACGAGCACAAAATCATTGCCGTATCCGCCATTCTGGACGGGGAATACGGACAGAAAGACGTTTGCGTTGGGGTACCAGCCATTATTAGTGGCAATGGCATCCAGGAAATCATCGAGCTGCATCTCCATGAAACGGAATGTGAGAAATTCGAACGTTCGTGCAGCATTTTGTCCGGGAGCATCCGTCGATTAACGTTGGCATAA
- a CDS encoding protein kinase, with amino-acid sequence MGLRRSWQRWIGFWTDRPRRKGTTIAERYTVTRLLGMGSYGLTYLCTDEHTGQEVALKESKPSKGTLSVRLLEREAEVMGRLEHPFIPKLLESFSYLGRNYLAAEYVRGETLEQCIFEQGCVYSEQECLELVGRLLGPLNHVHQQGYIHGDVRIPNVILRDGQVHLIDFGLARRMGEPLLPELKRRMRDVPLPEDEPAIADQDLQDVGHFLLFMLYSAFEPEKGKAPASWQEELDLSPSMRVMLERLLGLRPGYEGGVPELLADVRDMLEETK; translated from the coding sequence GTGGGACTGCGGCGAAGCTGGCAACGATGGATCGGATTTTGGACAGACCGACCCCGGAGGAAGGGCACAACCATTGCTGAAAGGTACACCGTTACCCGACTCCTTGGCATGGGCAGTTACGGACTCACTTATTTATGCACGGATGAACATACGGGGCAGGAGGTCGCATTGAAGGAGTCGAAGCCCAGCAAAGGAACGCTTTCGGTGAGGCTGCTTGAGCGGGAAGCGGAAGTGATGGGCCGTCTGGAGCATCCTTTCATCCCCAAGCTGCTCGAATCGTTCAGTTACCTCGGCCGGAACTACCTGGCTGCGGAGTATGTACGCGGAGAAACGCTGGAGCAGTGCATCTTCGAGCAGGGGTGCGTCTATTCGGAACAGGAGTGTCTTGAACTGGTGGGTCGTCTGCTCGGACCGTTAAACCATGTGCATCAGCAGGGATACATTCATGGAGATGTACGCATCCCCAACGTCATCCTGCGTGACGGCCAGGTGCATTTGATTGATTTCGGCCTGGCGCGGCGCATGGGGGAACCGCTCCTGCCGGAATTGAAACGGCGAATGCGGGACGTTCCTTTACCGGAGGACGAGCCGGCGATTGCGGATCAGGATCTTCAGGATGTGGGGCATTTTCTGTTGTTCATGTTGTATTCCGCGTTTGAACCGGAAAAGGGGAAAGCTCCTGCAAGCTGGCAGGAAGAGCTTGATCTCTCGCCATCCATGCGAGTCATGCTGGAAAGGCTGTTAGGGCTTCGGCCCGGTTATGAAGGCGGCGTGCCCGAGCTTTTGGCCGATGTTCGGGATATGCTTGAGGAGACGAAGTGA
- the map gene encoding type I methionyl aminopeptidase — protein sequence MITLKTNEQIGNMKKAGEILAACHREIAKMIRPGITTQEIDQFAEAFMKKNGATPEQKGYNGYQFATCASVNDVICHGFPGKYVLKDGDIVTIDMVVNLNGWLADSAWSYAVGQVSPEARHLLDVTKESLYKGIEMAVVGNRIGDISHAIQVYAEGEGLSVVREFVGHGIGEKMHEEPQVPHYGPPHRGPRLKEGMVITIEPMLNIGTYRSKLDSDGWTARTQDGSLSAQYEHTIAITADGPIILTAQ from the coding sequence ATGATTACGTTGAAGACGAATGAACAGATCGGGAATATGAAAAAGGCCGGAGAGATTCTGGCTGCATGCCATAGAGAAATCGCCAAGATGATTCGTCCGGGAATCACGACCCAGGAAATCGATCAGTTTGCCGAAGCTTTTATGAAGAAAAATGGGGCAACGCCTGAGCAGAAAGGATACAACGGTTATCAATTTGCCACATGCGCGTCCGTCAATGATGTGATCTGTCACGGTTTTCCGGGAAAATACGTGCTGAAGGACGGAGATATCGTCACGATTGACATGGTTGTCAATCTGAACGGTTGGCTGGCCGACTCGGCTTGGTCTTATGCGGTTGGGCAGGTAAGCCCGGAAGCCCGGCATTTGCTGGACGTCACCAAGGAATCCCTGTACAAAGGCATTGAAATGGCCGTAGTCGGCAACCGCATCGGAGACATCTCCCATGCAATCCAGGTATATGCCGAAGGCGAAGGACTTTCCGTCGTGCGCGAATTCGTTGGGCATGGCATCGGCGAGAAAATGCATGAGGAACCGCAGGTGCCTCATTACGGACCACCGCATCGCGGGCCGCGTCTCAAAGAAGGCATGGTGATTACCATCGAGCCGATGTTGAACATCGGAACCTATCGCAGCAAGCTGGATTCCGACGGTTGGACAGCGCGCACGCAGGATGGAAGCCTTTCGGCGCAATACGAGCATACCATCGCCATTACGGCTGACGGTCCAATTATTCTGACGGCTCAATAA
- a CDS encoding NADP-dependent oxidoreductase: MSENEQIVLASRPEGEPTRDNFRFIRSPLPQPEAGQVLVRTLYLSVDPYMRGRMKDAKSYAPPYALDEVIKGGVIGQVVDSSEPNLRKGDLVTGMWGWQRFAAVNTADISLIEPGEAPITAYLGVLGLTGLTAYFGLEDIGKPQDGETVVISGAAGAVGMVAGQIAKIKGARVVGIAGKDEKCAYLKEQLGFDEVLNYRREQDMSAAVERACPEGVDVYFDNVGGDISDAVLRHINRNARIPLCGQISAYNLKQPDVGMRPQTLLLTNTAMMKGFLLGDYAKSFKEGRAKLAKWLADGLIRHEENIVEGFERTPEAFIGLFTGDNLGKQLVKVADPE, encoded by the coding sequence TTGTCCGAAAATGAACAGATTGTGCTGGCATCGCGTCCAGAAGGTGAGCCGACCAGGGACAATTTTCGATTTATCCGGTCTCCCCTGCCGCAGCCTGAAGCCGGACAGGTGCTGGTTCGCACGTTATATTTGTCCGTTGATCCATATATGCGCGGCCGCATGAAGGATGCCAAGTCTTATGCGCCCCCTTACGCGCTGGATGAGGTCATCAAAGGTGGAGTCATCGGTCAGGTGGTTGATTCGTCGGAACCGAACCTGCGCAAGGGAGATCTTGTGACCGGGATGTGGGGATGGCAGCGATTCGCTGCGGTAAACACGGCCGATATTTCCCTGATCGAGCCGGGAGAGGCACCGATCACGGCGTATCTAGGCGTGCTGGGTCTGACCGGACTGACCGCGTATTTCGGGCTTGAAGATATCGGCAAGCCGCAAGACGGCGAAACGGTCGTCATTTCCGGCGCAGCCGGAGCGGTCGGCATGGTCGCAGGACAGATCGCAAAAATCAAAGGGGCGCGCGTCGTGGGGATCGCGGGTAAGGACGAAAAATGCGCGTATTTGAAGGAACAACTCGGATTCGACGAGGTGCTGAATTACAGACGGGAGCAGGATATGTCGGCAGCGGTCGAACGCGCTTGCCCGGAAGGTGTCGATGTTTATTTCGACAATGTGGGAGGCGACATTTCCGATGCGGTACTCCGCCATATCAACCGGAATGCGCGGATTCCGTTGTGCGGGCAAATTTCGGCCTATAATCTGAAGCAGCCCGACGTTGGCATGCGCCCGCAGACATTGCTTCTGACCAATACGGCTATGATGAAAGGTTTTTTGCTGGGCGATTATGCCAAATCCTTCAAGGAAGGAAGAGCCAAATTGGCCAAATGGCTTGCTGATGGGCTTATTCGGCATGAGGAAAACATTGTCGAAGGGTTTGAACGTACGCCGGAAGCGTTCATCGGATTGTTTACGGGCGACAATCTCGGCAAACAGCTCGTTAAGGTCGCGGATCCCGAATAG
- a CDS encoding cytochrome c biogenesis protein CcdC, with the protein MAQISPLYLQIGATVGMLVMALLAIFIRMKASHRPVTIRKILIPPLGMSTGFLMFVVPETHVPWLWALIALLVGWFIFSYPLIRSTKFERINGEIFATRSRSFVFILLGLLAVRLILHEVIQRYVTIPQTGGLFFLLAFGMIVRWRVYMYKHYQEVIASDAATR; encoded by the coding sequence GTGGCTCAGATCAGTCCGTTATATCTTCAAATCGGCGCAACCGTCGGTATGCTTGTCATGGCACTGCTCGCTATCTTCATTCGCATGAAGGCAAGCCACAGGCCGGTAACCATTCGTAAAATTTTGATTCCCCCGCTCGGCATGAGCACCGGGTTCCTTATGTTTGTCGTGCCCGAGACGCATGTTCCGTGGTTGTGGGCATTGATCGCCTTGCTCGTCGGCTGGTTCATCTTTTCATACCCGCTCATACGGAGCACCAAGTTCGAACGGATTAACGGCGAGATTTTCGCCACTCGTTCGCGCAGCTTTGTTTTTATTTTGCTCGGCCTGCTCGCCGTGCGTCTTATTCTTCATGAAGTCATCCAGCGTTACGTCACCATACCGCAGACGGGCGGACTTTTTTTCCTGCTGGCTTTCGGCATGATCGTGCGCTGGCGCGTATATATGTATAAACATTATCAGGAAGTCATTGCCTCGGATGCGGCAACCCGGTAA
- a CDS encoding WHG domain-containing protein gives MSPRQGLDRGALLNAAIQLADSDGFQALTLAALAQRLGVRSPSLYNHISGLPGLRQELALMSVQQLGHALTLAAAGRSGGEAIQAIAAAYTAFVREHPGLYEASFHAPDRDEPQLAAASSATLDLLLRTLQPYPLTKAEALHAVRGLRSLCHGFASIGAQGGFAMDFDPGESLRLTVAAFLHGLQHMGKMQ, from the coding sequence ATGAGCCCCCGGCAAGGACTGGATCGCGGCGCATTGCTGAACGCCGCGATCCAGCTCGCCGACAGCGACGGCTTCCAGGCGCTGACGCTGGCCGCCCTGGCCCAGCGGCTGGGCGTGCGCTCCCCGTCGCTGTACAATCACATCAGCGGTCTTCCGGGGCTTCGCCAGGAATTGGCGCTGATGTCCGTGCAGCAGCTCGGCCACGCCCTAACGCTCGCTGCCGCTGGCCGTTCCGGCGGCGAGGCCATCCAGGCCATCGCTGCAGCCTACACTGCCTTTGTCCGTGAGCACCCGGGGCTGTATGAAGCCTCCTTCCATGCGCCGGACCGGGACGAACCGCAGCTTGCTGCCGCGAGCAGTGCCACCCTGGATCTGCTGCTGCGAACCCTGCAGCCTTATCCATTGACCAAGGCCGAGGCCTTGCATGCCGTGCGCGGCTTGCGCAGCCTGTGCCATGGCTTTGCCTCCATCGGCGCCCAAGGCGGATTTGCCATGGATTTCGATCCTGGCGAGAGCCTTCGCCTCACCGTGGCAGCATTCCTGCACGGGCTGCAGCACATGGGTAAGATGCAATAG